Within Vicia villosa cultivar HV-30 ecotype Madison, WI linkage group LG1, Vvil1.0, whole genome shotgun sequence, the genomic segment ttttaattaaattaattaaatcggttaattgaaaaatttgaaataaaaatgctaAAAATCTGAATATATATGGATTATTAagcaatatatatttttatatataaaaaccaACATATCAATTCACATGTAataatattttacattttatcgtaaaaatttatattatgtaaatttatattaaaaataaataaaatgaaaaattttaCTAGGACAGATAGaattagaatttttaattttttggtagttaatttcaaattttcattataaaaaacaagcacaaaaaaagTATTTGGTTTAGACACAAAAAAAGTATTTGGTTTatataaaattatgcaaaatacCGTTGATTTATAATTTGAAAAAGCCGTTATTTTGGACTCCAAAATCACCCTATAAAGAGCGGCTTGATTTAGCAATCACTCATATAAAGAACCACTTTTTTTAGCATTACATTTTCATTTCACCTTCGCTCTCCAAAAAAACAGATAGAATCATGGATGTTGATTATTTTGTACCTACAGTGAACAGTATTCTGAGAATGTTTTACAACGATGAAGACAAGGGCAAGCCGATGGTTCAACTGACAATGATTAACAGGAATGAACTCCCCATTACATGCACTTTGTCAGATGGATTTCATTCATGTTATGGCATTATTGCACCGAGCGTTGATGAGTCACTAATTAGTCAGCTGAAAAGTGGGGCCATGATTCATTTGACCTCTTTCTTAATTGTCAACTACTTGAAGAGGTACtgtattattttaaaatcatATAAGATACTTCGTTTGTTCTTCATGCCTTCTTGAATCTTGAATGTTTTAATATAATCAGAATATGGAATTATATGTATTGTACTCTTTAGATTTCTTGAATCAGAATCTTGAATCGGATTCTTGAATGTTTAATTATCATAATCAATCTTGAGTGTTTTAATTATCAGAATCGTAGTCCTTTATATTTCTGGTAAAATTATATGTATTGGGTTGGTTGGTTTGATGAAATCATCCTAATATAATCATAATCTAGAATTATATGTATTGTACTCTTTAGATTTCTTGAATCAGAATCTTGAATCAAATTCTTGAATGTTTAATTATCAGAATCAATCTTGAGTGTTTTAATAATCAAATCATAGTCCTTTATATTTCTGGTAAAATTATATGTATTGGGTTGTTTGGTTTGATGAAATAATCCTAATATTGTAATTGTTATAATATCTTTGattatcaaaaaatatatatataatttttcttttgttgCATGTTCTTATTGCTTGTTTCAGGATTATTTCCATTGAACGGTTTGTGGTTGTGTATGCTGACAATGCAATTGTTGGTAATCCAAAGCTATTGCCCTGGTATATTGCAGTTAGGGAAATTAAACCAGCTCTTCCACAACCTATAGCAATCATTGGGAGGGTTATAGCTAAGTCTGAAATGTATAGCCAAATGAATGAAGAAGGAATCAATGCACCATATTCATTCTATTTCGATGTTATTGATCAACATTATGACAGGGTTCGAGTTACATGTTTTGGGCGGGACAATGTTGAAAAGTTTTATCCCAAAATTATCGAAGACGAGATTTACTCAATTGTAGCAGTGGACCTGAAAGTAGCCAACAAAAGGTACAACCTTCTACATCCCTATGAACTAATAATTACTTCTGCAACTTCAATTGAGAAGTTTGATGATGGCAATATGAATATACCAACACACTTACACAACTACATAACTGTGAGGGGCTTGAGTGGATTGGAAGTTAAGACCGTGTTAGATTTCATTGCCATAGTTGTCCGGGTAGGTCCTATACAGACAAAGGAGAAAGATCGGAGAGTACTGTTGCTTCAGGATCCTACTGGTCAAGTTAATATCACATTATGGGGGCATCATTGTGAAAAGACGCCTCCAGAATTATCTGTGGTTGCATTCCAAAGTGTGAGCCTAGAAGAGTATAAGGGAATTCGAAAATTGAGTACAACCGGTATCTCACGACTATGGGTTGAGCCTCCGTTTGCAGAAGCTACCCGTATAAGAAACTGGTACACCCGTAGAAATCAAGCTCAGTCTCTTGGCGAAGAACCAGAGGAAGAGGAAGGACCTAATGCTACAAAGGTAGGGTTCTCATTTATTTGCCAAGATTTACCTTTTAGTTTTatagtttctcttttttttagtttatgtTCATTAATGTTTTAACTTGgaaaacttttattttttctttcaatcaAATATAGGTTTTGGTACGGTTTCCAAATGGCGAACGCAAGGAAAGGAGGTTCAACAGCACAGTGACAGTTCAATCATTGTATGACTATGTCGATTCCTTGGGCTGTTTAGAAGAGAATTACACCCTAGTCTCTAATTTTCCTAGGGTTGTTTATGGAGAAGAAAAGTTGAGACTGTCATTAATCGAAGCAGGATTGCATCCTCAGGCCACCCTATTTGTGGAGCTTGCCAGATAATTTCACTTGTTTACAATTAGGAATCTATGGCATAATTTCAGAACATGTTTTGACTATTGGGGACTATGTAGTGCATGAAATCACAAGACTTCTTCCTAACAATAAAAACTGTCTGTGTGTGTTAATTTGTTTGCATGGGGTATGTCACTGCCTGGTTTATTAATGTGTCTGTTATGTGTGGGTGGGTGGGTGTATTTTTCTGGTTAATGATGTAAGAGTTAACAATGGGTGGGAATTGTTTTAGCTTGTGTAGAGATGGATTTGTGGTGTACAATGCAAGCATGACTTGTGCCTATATTCTGTGTTAATGGAATTTACTTTTGgcttttcaaaaacaaacaaaaaactgtGTGCTTAAAATTCGTGAAACTGCCACGAATGACATGGCATCCAATTTAAAAAGTTTCATTTCTCAGTTTATATTGAAAAGAGCGATTTCTTCACAAACATCACGAAAAAGTTTTAATATATTTACCTCATATAGTTGCACGCTAACCGGTTCAATTTATTAAGGTTATTTCTTTAAGTTTATTTCTTTCATGCCCAACCAATTTCCCAAACATCTCTACTCAGATACCCTAAAAGAACAAAAGACTTTCTAAAACAATATTGCTtatcaaaattttcttttcttaaaactCTATTTCAAAAATTCATCTTGTTCATAGTAGATTGGTGAGAAAAACcgaaaaaattgaaccaaactaaattataataaaaatttatttgaactGAATTGTATCAAcccgttttaatttattaaatactgAATTGAACCAAAATTATTGATTTGGTATGCTGTTTTAAAATTCTGAATTGTACCAAACCATTAAAAGaccttttttttttccaaatcaaatcattagaagacaattttttcaaacctaatcgtTTATCACTAAACcattaatctattttttttaatttgttttaagtagttttattttcagttttggtTCGGTTTAGGTTCAGATTCAATTCGGTTCGATTTCAATTATGATTCGATTCTAGAACGGTTTATATATAATAGTTTGATTCACTATCCAAACATAATGatttagttattttaatttcaattcagTTCGACAATTGGGTTCCGTTATTATCATACAACTTACAATTCTTTTAAACaagtgaaaataaaatagaattaaaatgATAGACCTTAAAAAAAATAGTAGGAAGAGACTTCAAATAGGT encodes:
- the LOC131617142 gene encoding replication protein A 70 kDa DNA-binding subunit E-like, giving the protein MFYNDEDKGKPMVQLTMINRNELPITCTLSDGFHSCYGIIAPSVDESLISQLKSGAMIHLTSFLIVNYLKRIISIERFVVVYADNAIVGNPKLLPWYIAVREIKPALPQPIAIIGRVIAKSEMYSQMNEEGINAPYSFYFDVIDQHYDRVRVTCFGRDNVEKFYPKIIEDEIYSIVAVDLKVANKRYNLLHPYELIITSATSIEKFDDGNMNIPTHLHNYITVRGLSGLEVKTVLDFIAIVVRVGPIQTKEKDRRVLLLQDPTGQVNITLWGHHCEKTPPELSVVAFQSVSLEEYKGIRKLSTTGISRLWVEPPFAEATRIRNWYTRRNQAQSLGEEPEEEEGPNATKVLVRFPNGERKERRFNSTVTVQSLYDYVDSLGCLEENYTLVSNFPRVVYGEEKLRLSLIEAGLHPQATLFVELAR